CCAGCCGAGGCCGATCCACCCCCATCTCGGCCGCGACCGGGGCAACTTATGGACAATCACCCAATACGGACAGAAGCCCTATTCCTGCGGCGCTTTCAGGGGGAACCGATGTCGTAAAGTCGGAGCGCGACAGCGTCGGCGACGAGCGCCGACCGCACACGCGGAGGAGCGCACGTGACGCACGAGGTGCCGCAGCAGGTCCCGCAGGGCGAGCCCGATCTCGCCGGCGTACGCAACTTCCGCGACGTGGGAGGCCTGCCGACCGTCGACGGGCGGCGCGTACGGTACGGACGGCTCTTCCGCAGCGGCCACCTCGCGCACGCCACCGCCGATGACGCGGCCTTCCTGTCGTCACTGGGGCTGCACACCATCTTCGACTTCCGCAACGCGGCCGACCAGAAGCTCGACGGTCTGGACGTCGAGCTCGTCGGCGTGCACAACGTCAACATCCCGCTCACCGATCCGGCCGACGGCACCGAGTTCTGGAGGATGGTCCGCGACGGCGACCTCGACCAGCTGCGCTCGATCCTCGCCGACGGCAAGGGCGCGGCCCGGATGTCCGCTTCGTACCGTTCGATCGTTCTGGACCGCACCGCAGAGCACCGGCGTGTGCTGCACGCCCTGGCGGAGGAGAGCCTGCCCGCACTGATGCACTGCGCGGCGGGCAAGGACAGGGCCGGTCTCTCGATCGCGGTGTCGCTGCTCGCGGTGGGCGTGGAGCGGGAGGCGATCGAGGCGGACTATCTGAAGTCGAACGATCCGCACCGGAGGTATCAGGTACGCCGCAGCGACCCGACGCCCGGCGGGACCGCTCCGGAGGTCCTGGAGCTGCTGGCCCCGCTCTTCGACGCGCGTGCGGTGTATCTCGAAACGGCGTTCACGACGATGGAGGAGACGTGGGGCAGCGTCGACCGCTACCTCACGGACGGCCTCGGTCTGACGGACGAGACCCGCGAGCGGCTGCGCTCGCGCCTCGTCGAGGACTAGGCTCTGTCGTTTGGATCAGGCCCTACCGCCCGCCGGCGCCCGCCTCGAAGAGCAGGTAGAGGAAGCCGGCCAGGACATGGCCGGCGACGAGGTAGGCGAAGAGCCGGATGGCGAGGCCGCGCGGGAAGTTGCGCTCCTCGTCCATGACGGACTTGGCGGGCTGAACAGGCTGGACGGGGTGGACAGGCTGGACTTCCTCGGGCGACGGCTCCTGAACGGCGTCCACCGGGTTGTCGGACATGGCGATGGCCTCTCTTGGTCGGATCGCGGGTCAGTTGCGCCGAGTCAGCGGGGGTGAGCCCCGCCGGGCAGGCACAGCTCGCCGACGGGGCTGGTCAGCAGAGTGTGGACGAACAGCAGCTCGGCGCCGGCGGGACCGGCCGCCGCGAGGCGGTGCGGGGTCATCGAGTCGAAATGGGCGCTGTCGCCCGGGTCGAGCACATGGACGGTGTCCCCGAGGCTCAGCCGCAGCCGCCCCCGAAGGACATGGAGCCACTCCTCCCCCGGGTGGACACGGACGAGGTCGCCCTGCGCTCCGTACGGC
The nucleotide sequence above comes from Streptomyces sp. NBC_01716. Encoded proteins:
- a CDS encoding DUF6126 family protein; translation: MSDNPVDAVQEPSPEEVQPVHPVQPVQPAKSVMDEERNFPRGLAIRLFAYLVAGHVLAGFLYLLFEAGAGGR
- a CDS encoding tyrosine-protein phosphatase, whose amino-acid sequence is MPQQVPQGEPDLAGVRNFRDVGGLPTVDGRRVRYGRLFRSGHLAHATADDAAFLSSLGLHTIFDFRNAADQKLDGLDVELVGVHNVNIPLTDPADGTEFWRMVRDGDLDQLRSILADGKGAARMSASYRSIVLDRTAEHRRVLHALAEESLPALMHCAAGKDRAGLSIAVSLLAVGVEREAIEADYLKSNDPHRRYQVRRSDPTPGGTAPEVLELLAPLFDARAVYLETAFTTMEETWGSVDRYLTDGLGLTDETRERLRSRLVED